A part of Perca fluviatilis chromosome 15, GENO_Pfluv_1.0, whole genome shotgun sequence genomic DNA contains:
- the LOC120575397 gene encoding apoptosis-associated speck-like protein containing a CARD encodes MATMKEVLYLAMKKLTVEEFKDFKYYLLEYGSTDQRAQSSRGYPVITQADLENADRRRTVDLIVQTYNQQPLEVTQELLLKVGRGDVVDHLAQSKPGAPMQIDSAATPSAGATGVNTMADGKHFVDKHRIKLIDRVNNIAVILDELLEEDILQQEMYDKIRVLPTSQEKMRELYSGPLKAGGIRCKDKFYSILEKKERYLVDELKEMK; translated from the exons ATGGCAACAATGAAAGAGGTTCTCTACTTAGCGATGAAGAAGCTGACTGTGGAAGAGTTTAAGGATTTTAAGTACTACCTGCTGGAGTACGGATCCACAGACCAGCGAGCGCAGTCCAGTCGAGGTTACCCGGTGATTACTCAGGCCGACCTGGAGAACGCCGACAGACGGAGGACCGTGGATCTGATCGTTCAGACGTACAACCAGCAGCCGCTGGAAGTCACCCAG GAACTGTTATTAAAGGTCGGGAGAGGCGACGTAGTGGACCATTTGGCTCAGAGCAAACCCGGAG CTCCTATGCAGATAGACAGCG CTGCAACACCCTCAGCTGGAGCAACTGGTGTGAATACCATGGCCGATG GCAAGCACTTTGTGGATAAACATAGAATCAAGCTGATCGACAGAGTGAACAACATCGCAGTCATTTTGGATGAGCTCCTCGAGGAGGATATCCTCCAACAAGAGATGTATGATAAAATCAGGGTTCTGCCTACCAGTCAGGAGAAGATGAGGGAGCTCTACTCTGGGCCTCTGAAAGCTGGTGGAATAAGGTGCAAAGATAAATTCTACAGCATCCTTGAGAAAAAGGAGCGGTATCTAGTTGATGAGCTCAAGGAAATGAAGTGA